ACTAATAAATTTCAATCTTTTTCATATTGTCTTTAAATTTTATGATTATAGTGATCCGTCTCTTGAAAATAATTTTAACTTACCATCATTTTTTGCTGAGCAAAAAGATTTAACAATTAAATTAGTTAATTCATTGAGTAATCCATTTTTTCAAAGTCGTGATAAGTTTAGAACGCAATTGGAATTGATTGATCTTTTAAAAAATTTTATATCTTCAGATTATAAAAATACAAATGAACCTAATAAAAAAGCAGAAACAAAACCAACTGAAAAATTGACCGAAGATTTAAAAATAGTGAATAAATATGCAGATATTATTTGGTCGTATTGGAGATTAGAAACAAAATTAGAATATCGCAAAGATGTAAGTGAAGAAAGCATTCGAAAAATAAACAATTTCATCGAAACAGGGATATTATAAATGACAAAAACAATTACATTAGCCCAAGGCAACGGCGGCGAAGAGAACAACGAACTGATTAAAAAGGTATTTTACAAAGCTTTTAAAAACGAAATTTTAGAGCGCAGTGAAGATGCGGCGGTGATCGGGAATTTGGCGATGACGACGGATAGTTTTACGGTGAGTCCCCTCTTTTTTGCAGGGGCGGACATCGGTAAGCTCGCGGTGTGCGGTACGTGTAACGATCTCGCGATGATGGGTGCACAGCCTAAGTATTTGACGTGCAGTGTCATCATCGAAGAGGGGTTTGAGGTTGAATCACTGGAGCGGATCGTCGAGAGCATGAGAAGCGAGTTAGCGATCAACGGTGCGGTGGTCGTAAGCGGCGATACCAAGGTAGTACCGAAGGGGAGCGTGGATAAGATATTCATCAACACCACAGGACTCGGTGAAATCGTCCAAGCGGGGATCAGCTCGAACAACGTGAGCGAAGAGGATGTGATCCTTATCAACCGCGACATCGGGTGCCACGGGGCGACGATTTTTGCCGCGCGCGAGGGGATGGAAATGAGCAGTACCCTCAAAAGTGACTGTAACTCGCTCTATCCGCAGGTGAAAGCCCTTATGGATGCAGGGATTAAGATCACGGCGATGCGGGATGCGACGCGCGGAGGGGTTGCGGCGGTACTCAACGAGTGGGCGAGACAATCGAACGTCTGTATCGAGGTCGAAGAGGAAAAAATCCCCGTGAG
The sequence above is drawn from the Sulfuricurvum sp. genome and encodes:
- the hypE gene encoding hydrogenase expression/formation protein HypE, which gives rise to MTKTITLAQGNGGEENNELIKKVFYKAFKNEILERSEDAAVIGNLAMTTDSFTVSPLFFAGADIGKLAVCGTCNDLAMMGAQPKYLTCSVIIEEGFEVESLERIVESMRSELAINGAVVVSGDTKVVPKGSVDKIFINTTGLGEIVQAGISSNNVSEEDVILINRDIGCHGATIFAAREGMEMSSTLKSDCNSLYPQVKALMDAGIKITAMRDATRGGVAAVLNEWARQSNVCIEVEEEKIPVSDEVKGICEMLGFEATALANEGTFVLAIHKDSAAKALEILGGFEVCAMASVVGVVTQKYPQKVILKSPWGTSRFLETPNGELLPRIC